One stretch of Streptomyces hygroscopicus DNA includes these proteins:
- a CDS encoding RNA polymerase, sigma-24 subunit, ECF subfamily, with protein sequence MSTDDAFDAAYREHYWAVSRFVARRLDDQAWEVEEVVAEVFAVAWRRRAELPGSPLPWLYGVARHCLANTVRGKGRYRRLLAKLGHHEVTRGGRTVASPDAERPGSWVLEALSRLAEADQEVLRLTAWEELTVEELAIVLGCGRSAAAMRLHRARRRLREQIETPRRDDRVSLGCTSGKGDMAGWADRADKAHKDGHA encoded by the coding sequence ATGAGCACCGACGACGCCTTCGACGCCGCCTACCGTGAGCATTACTGGGCGGTCAGCCGTTTTGTGGCACGGCGGCTGGACGACCAGGCATGGGAGGTCGAGGAAGTCGTCGCCGAGGTCTTCGCGGTGGCCTGGCGGCGCCGGGCCGAACTGCCCGGGTCGCCACTGCCATGGCTGTACGGGGTGGCCCGGCACTGTCTGGCCAACACCGTGCGCGGCAAGGGCCGTTACCGCAGGCTGCTGGCCAAGCTGGGCCACCACGAGGTGACGCGCGGTGGGCGCACCGTGGCGAGCCCGGACGCGGAACGGCCGGGCTCCTGGGTGCTGGAGGCGCTGTCCCGGCTCGCCGAGGCCGACCAGGAGGTGCTGCGGCTGACGGCGTGGGAGGAGCTGACCGTCGAGGAGCTCGCCATCGTGCTGGGGTGCGGCCGGTCCGCCGCGGCGATGCGGCTGCACCGGGCACGGCGGCGGCTGCGGGAGCAGATAGAGACCCCGCGCCGGGACGACCGGGTCTCGCTGGGGTGCACGAGCGGCAAGGGCGACATGGCCGGCTGGGCTGACAGGGCCGACAAGGCCCACAAGGATGGACACGCATGA
- a CDS encoding pyruvate dehydrogenase gives MTDELDLLREANPVSADTGPWRDRPLDARAELLLRRLPSRDRGRRTVRRAVWSLEAVAAATILALALTVSGTGSPSAVAASRPLPLVAHASRADVSLTEIVRRARAAAESSAEKSRRGSHLRTWSLSMESGKDAVTLPQESLTRWKPDGSGSLLEVAVDPRHPDRPVIADGTPPRAVHDGKVLREAKYPAGINGANESYFEDPPAGASALRAYLAVWSPGADDDPAELISAIEAFLEVWTPGPRQRADIVALLSRIEGLRPAGKVTDRLGRVGQAFRFTPASSGMRYLIVLDPDDGNVLDVEETITRDDPEYKLKAGDVMSYKAWVS, from the coding sequence ATGACCGACGAACTGGATCTGCTCCGCGAGGCCAACCCCGTGTCCGCCGACACCGGCCCCTGGCGGGACCGGCCGCTGGACGCGCGCGCCGAGCTGCTGCTGCGGCGGCTGCCGTCCCGGGACCGGGGGCGCCGTACCGTCCGGCGCGCGGTCTGGAGCCTGGAGGCCGTGGCGGCCGCGACGATCCTCGCCCTCGCGCTGACCGTCTCGGGCACCGGCTCCCCCTCCGCCGTGGCCGCGTCCAGGCCGCTGCCGCTGGTGGCGCATGCCTCCCGGGCGGACGTATCGCTGACCGAGATCGTCCGGCGGGCGCGGGCCGCGGCCGAGAGCTCCGCCGAGAAGAGCAGGAGGGGCAGCCATCTGCGGACCTGGTCGCTGAGCATGGAGTCGGGGAAGGACGCGGTGACTCTTCCGCAGGAGTCCCTGACCCGCTGGAAGCCCGACGGCAGCGGTTCGCTCCTGGAAGTGGCCGTCGATCCGCGCCACCCGGACCGCCCGGTGATCGCCGACGGTACGCCGCCACGTGCGGTCCACGACGGCAAGGTGCTGCGCGAGGCGAAGTATCCGGCCGGTATCAACGGGGCCAACGAGAGCTACTTCGAGGATCCTCCGGCCGGGGCCTCGGCACTGCGCGCCTATCTCGCCGTCTGGTCCCCGGGCGCGGACGACGACCCGGCGGAGCTGATCTCGGCCATCGAGGCGTTTCTCGAGGTGTGGACTCCCGGTCCGCGCCAGCGGGCGGACATCGTGGCCCTGCTGTCCCGGATCGAGGGGCTGCGCCCGGCGGGCAAGGTCACCGACCGGCTCGGCCGGGTGGGGCAGGCGTTCCGGTTCACCCCCGCTTCCTCCGGGATGAGGTACCTGATCGTCCTCGATCCGGACGACGGCAACGTACTGGACGTCGAGGAGACCATCACCCGGGACGATCCGGAGTACAAGCTGAAGGCGGGCGACGTGATGTCGTACAAGGCGTGGGTGTCCTGA
- a CDS encoding formamidopyrimidine-DNA glycosylase, translated as MPELPDVEGFRRTLASCAQGHRVERAEVADAGVLHGVTAQRLKRDLKGRRFAAPRRHGKWLIAPTDGPTVVVHFGMTGRLVCGADSEPGGRFERVAFDLDDGHRLGYEDQRKLQGIWLAATDADVDRILGDQGPDALSLSRADLDRLLAGRRGRVKATLTDQTVIAGLGNLLGDEILWRARIHPQRPANALTDDEHERLHTAIREVLRASVRAGRVPDDPDWLTGQRDDPDPHCPRCGHPLRRGRIAGRTSLWCPHCQRDGG; from the coding sequence ATGCCCGAGCTACCGGATGTCGAGGGGTTCCGGCGAACGCTGGCCTCCTGCGCCCAGGGCCACCGCGTCGAGCGGGCGGAGGTCGCCGACGCGGGCGTGCTGCACGGGGTGACCGCGCAGCGGCTGAAGCGCGATCTCAAGGGCCGCCGCTTCGCCGCGCCGCGCCGCCACGGCAAGTGGCTGATCGCCCCCACCGACGGGCCCACGGTCGTGGTGCACTTCGGCATGACCGGGCGGCTGGTCTGCGGGGCGGACTCCGAACCGGGCGGCCGGTTCGAGCGCGTCGCCTTCGACCTCGACGACGGCCACCGCCTCGGCTACGAGGACCAGCGCAAACTCCAGGGCATCTGGCTCGCCGCCACCGACGCCGACGTCGACCGGATCCTCGGCGATCAGGGCCCGGACGCGCTCTCCCTGAGCCGGGCCGATCTCGACCGGCTGCTGGCGGGGCGGCGCGGACGCGTCAAGGCCACGCTGACCGACCAGACCGTGATCGCCGGGCTCGGCAACCTGCTCGGCGACGAGATCCTGTGGCGGGCCCGGATCCATCCGCAGCGGCCGGCCAACGCGCTGACCGACGACGAGCACGAACGGCTCCACACCGCGATACGCGAGGTCCTGCGCGCCTCGGTGCGGGCGGGGCGGGTGCCGGACGACCCGGACTGGCTCACCGGACAGCGCGACGACCCGGACCCGCACTGCCCCCGCTGTGGCCATCCGCTGCGGCGCGGCCGGATCGCGGGGCGGACCAGCCTGTGGTGCCCCCACTGCCAGCGGGACGGCGGCTGA
- a CDS encoding serine/threonine phosphatase, protein MRFIRFAPGASGRSHTLFAVTRCLPFLVLATVLSIELSPAHTLYTGPLLSPAPALAAVTMGPFGTGGVALLATTVSAITATHNNVWGSEMVYANLLALLVVALASVATSAVRVRRDRELAQIRRIAEVSQNVVLRPLPARIGVVNTASVYLAAERDAQIGGDLYEAMCTRYGVRLIVGDVRGKGLAAVRSAAAVVGAFREAVHYEQDLAEVMHRCAAALAREYELLDRSQLQDPQELEEQFVTVLLAQVSDESLVELINRGHPPPLVMREHKVRALAPARPLPPLGLEEFLSPPPICVETFPFLPGDRLLLHTDGVAEARNHYNEFFPLHRTMETLDGATPGEYLDRLRHALVRHAEGRLADDAAMVLIERATGGARRPFR, encoded by the coding sequence ATGCGATTCATACGCTTCGCCCCGGGGGCGAGCGGTCGCAGCCATACGCTGTTCGCGGTCACACGGTGTCTGCCGTTCCTGGTCCTGGCGACGGTGCTCAGCATTGAGCTCTCCCCCGCGCACACCCTCTACACCGGCCCCCTGCTCTCCCCGGCGCCGGCGCTGGCGGCGGTGACCATGGGGCCGTTCGGCACCGGCGGGGTGGCGCTGCTGGCCACCACGGTGAGCGCGATCACCGCCACCCACAACAACGTCTGGGGCAGCGAGATGGTGTACGCGAATCTGCTGGCCCTGCTGGTGGTGGCGCTCGCGAGCGTGGCGACCAGCGCGGTGCGGGTGCGCCGGGACCGCGAGCTGGCCCAAATCCGCCGGATCGCCGAGGTGTCCCAGAACGTGGTGCTGCGGCCGCTGCCCGCCCGGATCGGTGTCGTGAACACCGCCAGCGTCTATTTGGCGGCCGAGCGCGACGCGCAGATCGGCGGGGACCTCTACGAGGCGATGTGCACCCGCTACGGAGTGCGGCTGATCGTCGGCGATGTGCGGGGAAAGGGGCTGGCCGCGGTGCGGTCCGCCGCGGCCGTGGTGGGCGCCTTCCGGGAGGCGGTGCACTACGAGCAGGACCTGGCCGAGGTGATGCACCGCTGTGCGGCCGCGCTGGCGCGCGAGTACGAGCTGCTGGACCGCTCCCAGCTCCAGGACCCGCAGGAGCTGGAGGAGCAGTTCGTCACCGTGCTCCTCGCCCAGGTGTCGGACGAGTCGCTGGTCGAGCTGATCAACCGCGGGCATCCGCCGCCCCTGGTGATGCGCGAGCACAAGGTGCGCGCCCTGGCCCCGGCGCGCCCGCTGCCGCCGCTCGGCCTCGAGGAGTTCCTCAGCCCTCCCCCGATCTGCGTCGAGACCTTTCCGTTCCTGCCCGGTGACCGGCTGCTGCTGCACACCGACGGCGTGGCCGAGGCCCGCAACCACTACAACGAGTTCTTTCCGCTGCACCGGACCATGGAGACGCTGGACGGCGCCACCCCGGGCGAGTACCTGGACCGGCTGCGCCACGCCCTGGTCCGGCATGCCGAGGGACGGCTGGCGGACGACGCGGCCATGGTCCTCATCGAGCGGGCCACCGGCGGCGCGCGGCGGCCGTTCCGCTGA
- a CDS encoding glutathione S-transferase domain-containing protein, with protein sequence MSETFPVSSGPAALLDPDPCSPRPRIAPPTPPHRFRSRIGVDLAGGFYPVPHRYRLYLSASCPLSLRVSITLDLLGLRDTVATTLVGLPDDTPEAFAALRGAYEATWHRYGGPVDAPALCDGWTGRVVSNHTPDILRDLAGHLSDHGGPGRPRLRPAPRAADIDALRELLDEDITHAARQAGTAREAECRDAALERLLTALGRLDRRLATAPYALGDELTAADVDLWVALVQLDTEHRLRLDADAAQRVSRHGRLRAYVRRLHAHPAFHTTIPEALQDDVS encoded by the coding sequence ATGTCCGAGACGTTTCCGGTCAGTTCAGGTCCTGCCGCTCTTCTCGACCCCGACCCCTGCTCGCCCCGCCCCCGGATCGCCCCGCCCACTCCGCCGCACCGCTTCCGCAGCCGCATCGGCGTCGACCTCGCCGGTGGCTTCTATCCGGTGCCGCATCGCTATCGGCTCTATCTCTCCGCGAGCTGTCCGCTCTCGCTGCGCGTCTCCATCACCCTCGATCTGCTCGGGCTGCGGGACACCGTCGCCACCACCCTCGTCGGGCTCCCGGACGACACCCCCGAAGCGTTCGCCGCACTGCGCGGGGCCTACGAGGCCACCTGGCACCGCTACGGCGGACCGGTGGACGCGCCCGCGCTGTGCGACGGCTGGACCGGACGCGTCGTCAGCAACCACACGCCCGACATCCTGCGCGACCTCGCCGGCCACCTGAGCGACCACGGCGGACCGGGACGTCCCCGGTTGCGCCCGGCGCCCCGCGCCGCGGACATCGACGCCCTCCGTGAACTCCTCGACGAGGACATCACCCACGCGGCGCGGCAGGCCGGGACGGCGCGCGAGGCGGAGTGCCGGGACGCCGCGCTGGAGCGGCTGCTGACCGCCCTCGGCCGACTCGACCGCAGGCTCGCGACCGCGCCGTACGCACTGGGGGACGAGCTGACCGCCGCCGATGTGGACCTGTGGGTGGCCCTCGTCCAGCTCGACACCGAGCACCGGCTCCGCCTGGACGCCGACGCCGCCCAGCGGGTCTCCCGCCATGGGCGGCTGCGCGCCTATGTGCGGCGGCTGCACGCCCATCCGGCCTTTCACACCACGATTCCGGAGGCCCTCCAGGACGACGTGTCCTGA